The following proteins are co-located in the Pan troglodytes isolate AG18354 chromosome 5, NHGRI_mPanTro3-v2.0_pri, whole genome shotgun sequence genome:
- the OR5V1 gene encoding olfactory receptor 5V1: protein MERKNKTAITEFIILGFSNLNELQFLLFTIFFLTYFCTLGGNILIILMTVTDPHLRTPMYYFLGNLAFIDICYATSNVPQMMVHLLSKKKSISYVGCVVQLFAFVFFVGSECLLLAAMAYDRYIAICNPLRYSVILSKVLCNQLAASCWAAGFLNSVVHTVLTFRLPFCGNNQINYFFCDIPPLLILSCGNTSVNELALLSTGVFIGWTPFLCIILSYICIISTILRIHSSEGRRKAFSTCASHLATVFLFYGSAIFTYVRPISTYSLKKDRLVSVLYSVVTPMLNPIIYTLRNKDIKEAVKTIGSKWQPPISSLDSKLTY, encoded by the coding sequence atggaaagaaagaataaaacagcTATAACTGAATTCATCATCTTGGGATTCTCCAACCTAAATGAATTGCAGTTTTTACTATTCACCATCTTCTTTCTGACTTATTTCTGTACTTTGGGAGGAAATATATTAATTATCTTGATGACTGTGACTGATCCACACCTGCGTACACCTATGTATTATTTTCTAGGGAACTTGGCCTTTATTGACATCTGCTACGCCACCAGCAATGTCCCCCAGATGATGGTGCACctcctctcaaagaaaaaaagcatttcttaTGTAGGGTGTGTGGTTCaactttttgcatttgttttctttgtaggaTCAGAGTGTCTCCTACTGGCAGCAATGGCATATGATCGTTACATTGCAATCTGCAATCCTTTAAGGTATTCAGTTATTCTGAGCAAGGTTCTATGCAATCAATTAGCAGCCTCATGCTGGGCTGCTGGTTTCCTTAACTCAGTGGTGCATACAGTGTTGACATTCCGCCTGCCCTTCTGTGGCAACAATCAGATTAATTACTTCTTCTGTGACATCCCCCCTTTGCTGATCTTGTCTTGTGGAAACACTTCTGTCAATGAGTTGGCACTGCTATCTACTGGGGTCTTCATTGGTTGGACTCCTTTCCTTTGTATCATACTTTCCTACATTTGCATAATCTCCACCATCTTGAGGATCCACTCCTCAGAGGGAAGACGAAAAGCCTTTTCTACATGTGCCTCCCACCTGGCCACTGTCTTTCTCTTTTATGGCAGCGCCATCTTTACATATGTACGGCCCATCTCAACTTACTCATTAAAGAAAGATAGGTTGGTTTCAGTGTTGTACAGTGTTGTTACCCCCATGCTAAACCCTATAATTTACACATTGAGGAATAAGGACATCAAAGAAGCTGTCAAAACTATAGGGAGCAAGTGGCAGCCACCAATTTCCTCTTTGGATAGTAAACTCACTTATTGA